The segment TATAAACATGCATAAACTTGAGTATTATTCATTGCAGTGAATATTTTGTCTCCACAATTTTTTTGTCAGTACTGATCATGCAGTTGAGAGGCACTGATTGTCTGGTTGGTGCATTCAGATGTCTGTGGAAACTTCTGACATCTGAGAACTGGGTGTCAGCTGCCAAACGTGCCGAATTGAATTCATGCATTTTGTTGATGGAAAACAAAACCCAGAAAACATTGAAGTTGTTAAAGGCATAATGTAAATGTGGCAGctttttgaatttaaaaagattgCTATTTGGTGGCAGACTCTCAACCTCAAATTATACTGAGATGTCCTGTGCATGTTGCTTAACATGTTGATTTATAGCACTACATCGATGGAAGAAATTTTTCCCCAGCCTGACAAAACAGTGGTggttttataaatataaatggcTGGTTCCACAGATTCAATTTGTCAATGCTgcaattattatgtttttttatggtTTGTAACTCATGATATCTGCAGGACTAATATCTAAACCTATTTGTGGGTTTGAAATGTTAAATAGAATGAATGCAAGGTTTACAAGAACCCCCAAAATACAGTAACACGACAAATGACCATATTAAGCAAAAAAATGACATGCAAGTAAAGCAGAACGAgcaaaacatcatcatcatatgCCGTGTCAAAgctatttaaatattatattatagagCTTTAGTGTGGTCATGCAAGGGGCTGGCAGTTCCTAGTATGAGACAAAGTATGAATTAAAATACCATTGTATAATTTTGTAAATCATTTTCACATGATGCTGTGATTTCCCAATTTTTTACCTATTTTTGGCTTCATAGTAAATTCAATTCATCTATTTCTCTGTCCCATTCTAGGTGAACCCCCACGTTTTATGGGCATTTTGAAAGGTTAGCCACGTCAACCAGTTGCTGACCAACCTGTCAGAGGGAGAGAATGACATGCGTTCCTCACACGCCTCCCCCTCCAGGCCCAGACTGCTCCAGCTACTGCTGTTCCCATTGCTGCTGGAGAAAGAAGGAAGGTAACGCACCACTATAACACTGACAAGAGCTATCCTTTAAGAACAATGGAACAAAGATCAGGATATAataagcagtttcttcccatttGCTATAATAACCACATCTATTATGTATCTTCAAAAACAATACTCAGGTTGATGACCATTTCTGGCATTTGGAATAATCCCTTAAATGCGAGATGAGGATCAAAACTGAGGAGGATTCTCGAAATGATGCAGCTTTTTCCACCATATATCGCTTTGACTCATCTGTAATGTTGACTGAGACAATTTGTTGCTAAAGGCCTAAAATGTGAGATCATTACATTCTTGTCCTGACATAATCCTGTTAATCCTGTGGTTTCCACCAGGACAACCAGCTGGCAACAGAAGCACAACAACATACACCCTCTCTGTAATTAGTCAATGATTAGCCTGCTGGCTGGAACCTGCATACTGTGGCGTGCAGCACTTTGAGTGAGGCTGGAGGGAGGAACATTTCTGATATCTAAAAATACCTTCTTTAATGTGCATTACCTCAGCTACAGCTTTCTCCTCGTGTTTTGGGTGAATGACACATGGTGAGAGCTTGTTCATTTCGTCAATCATCATGCTCAGTGTTTCAATAAGCCTGTGAAGGTGACCCCCCCCTCCATCCCCTTCCTAGATTTCATTTGCTGAGCGGAAACGGCTGCAGCAGTCGTTTGAACAACGTCTAATGAATTACACATGGTGGACTTTGTTCCTGTAGAAACACTGCCTGAAGTGAAGAGAGCACTCAAAGACACACCTTTAGAAAATATTATGATACATTAACTTGGCCCTGATGGCAAAAATAACTAGCTGCTAACACATTGTGTTCTTTCAGTATCTTGGGAAAGTATCTCAAATGTTGTCAGTTTTGCTTCCATAGAGATAACAACCTTCGCCAGAAATGTCAACAGCCCGATTCCCAGAGACTGGAGACTTGCATGAGACCGTGTCACTTAGAGAGCCGATTCTCAGACCCACTCACTTGGTTGCATACGTACGCAAGAATAGTGGTCCAATGTCCATCCAAGAAGAGTAGGCCAATTCTGTCACAACTACAACTTGGTCCTTATCCCTGTGGTGTATTTCACAAACATTCTCAGAAAAGCTTGGCTGCAATTAGACAGCTACATTCAATCTTTAACAACACATCCGTTAGAACCCGCATATAGTGCAACACTTGCACAAATCAGAGAAAATTGCATTTTGGCAGTGATATACAAATTAGATTTCCAAACCATACATTGTGCCCTGTGTTGACCTTGGGAAATCTCCCATCTAGACTCAACCACAGGAAAATCCTGCTAAAACGGGTCCAACACAAGCAACGAAAGAGTGTTTCTGTACCGCTCTCGGTGTGAGCAGATGGACAGCACAAATCCTGAGTCTATGACTATACAGAAATCAGTTTGACTACTTCTAACTGAAATATTACACTAGGGGTGCGATTCAtcgacgtaatcgattacgtaaaCATGACTCGCATTACGTGCGTCGAAGCGGCGGTGCATCCGGTGTTAGCAGGGATTCCTCTGGACAAGCTGCAGCTACAAGACCTCGCATTCAACCGTttgtttgggagtattttagacagacactcaacaacgtgctgctccgtgagctctgtgaattggaaatggcttcactgcagcacaactgctgtccacggATACGTGAAGCTGCGCTGAACACATGAAGCATAAGTATCCCGGAGCACTTTGTCTAGACGGCAACACCACAAATTGTGTTTACTCTCCGtctccacacaagcacggcacGTTGTCAGCACGAGGACACGCAGTCCgttgaaatgtattttcaaaGTATTTCTTCATCGCCTTCGTGTTAAAAGTAAattctgccccgctgctgtcatggtaacataACGTTACACCGTGTGTCATCTAATGTTCggccgtttcatattttctgtttactgAACGGCCAcatatgagcgagaaaacagctgaaagtaACAACACAGtcaatctgtgactgtctgcacAGTCTGTGAATCGTTTCAGGTGTTTTctgccccacactgatgcagaaatacatttgattatcatactgcattactcaatactgaaataaatccatgtcagaaacatttaaagttttaagtaaagtagcctaactcatgtctgttattgttgttattaacaaaacacatcagtgacgtgaTAATGgaattcattttaagatatgctactattgtcattattttaatgtgcttcatcaggatgatttattgattagacatgctTTTGATATTGATTAATCAAGTAATATAGggtacaattttttttcttacacaaatagaatacacaaaaataaataaatcgttagattaatcaatttgaaaaataattgttatgtACAGCCCTATATTAAACCCATGTCATCATTGTCCCCAGAGAATTAAAAAGTGCCAGTCCACTGATTAGATTCCCAAGTGTGCCACTATTCCACATTTCTACTCCAGCTGTACCCAGAGTGTTCTAATTTTAATATTCCCTGTATCTTGTTCACATTTAAAGTAAAGACCAAATAAAGAAACATAGTGGGATATGTGGCTGAGACAGCAGCATTGTGCCAACTGGCCGCTGTCAATCACATCAAAGAATGCCCGAAACCTGTTCATAAAATGATCTGTacagaaatatgcttatttgtcAGTACTCCTGTGTCAAATCACATTGTTGATGGTTTATTGTTACCAATAAAAGTGTAAGGGGGAAAGAGTGGCAGAGGTAAAACAAATCAAGAATCACATTCCCCTTTCATCCAACCTATAAAAAAGCCACAGTATGAGCAGAAGCCATTAATAGCTGATAACCACCTCATGAATAAAGACTCAAATCTCtgattattaatattactgtaacactAAAAACAGAAGTTTGATAATATAAAGTATTACAGTATTTgccaaatgcacacacatatatcttTATCAGTTAAATGGTTTGTGTCTggcaatctgcaaatgtgtatttattatcCATTACCACAGTAAAATATTGACACTAAAGGGATAAAGCAGCAGTGTGCTCTACAGGTGACTGGAAATTTGGTATGCCATGTATGAGAAAGCTAGTGGTTGTATACCTGTCACTGAGGTGGAGGAAGCTGCTGTTGTCATCTGGGTGCTCGTCCTCAAAGCTCAGGTTAGACCAGCTGCCCAGACTGTCATCTCCTACACTCAGCTGCTGGGACACAGAGGACTCAGTGGCTTCCCTTCCTGGAAAGCTAAATGCACAGCGAGATGGAAGGAGACAAAAATTAGAGGGCTTCAAGAAGTttgcaaacatttatatttacaatttcCTGATGAAAATGCTCTCTATGTAGTAATATGAGTGAAGTTAGGTAATAAGTAAATATGAAATAGTAGTAGCTTAAATGCACAAGTTTGTAAAATGTGCATAAATGCTACATTGTGTACATGCACGTCCACACTAGCCCTAACAGGAATATATACGAACATGCCgtcatgtaaaataaacaactaacatGAATCTTTGTGTGTATACCTGATGTTGGCAGCATGACAGATGTTGGACAGGGCTGACGTCATGATCTCAGCAGTTAGACTCTCGGCATAGCTGGTTCCATCGTGGCCGATGCCGCTGTCAGCATTAAGGCTGGTGTTACTCAGCTCACGTTTAGCTGTCTCCATCGCTATGGACACCATCTCCTCTGCAAACACTGCCCTGTGGTCCAGGTCAATGTGGATCTTGGGAATCTCCAGACTAGAGAGCCGCTCGGGCCTTGCCTGATATTCTGGCCCTCGTTTCCTCCTCTGTAATATAGGCTGATGGTGCCTGCTAAGCTTGGTGCAGTATGGGCACTCCTGGACCTGACAATAACGGCATGTCCTCTCCCCCATGGCTTGGCCCAGTGAGACCCCCTCGGATAGCCTCTGGGTGTGAGAGTTTCTGTCATGGCCTTGGGTCCTCTGGTGCTCCCGGGATGAATGTCCAATTGAAGCCAGGCTAATCTTCAGAGTGTCATCAACTATTTTCCGTGCGTAATGCTCTATGACCTGCATCACCCTACTCCTGTAGCCTCCATCATACAGGCTCCCTGTACTGTGGTAATGCCTGCTCTTGCTCTCCTTGGACAACAGGGGGCAGGAGAAAGAGTTTCTGATGAGATTCTCCGCCATGTCTTCAAGTTTGGATTTCTTATAAAGACAGGAGTCTGTGAGAGACTTCGGCAGCCGTACGGAGGAAAGATGCAGCTTGCGTGTGACATCACAGGTGATGTTGTAAGCTAAAGACTCTGCAAAGTTGACCAGATCCACGTACTCCCTCTGACTCTGTTCGTCAGAGTCCCCGCAACAACACAGAGCATCCTCACCTGAGGGACAAACCACTGACTCTCCTCCGTCCTTGGGTGACGAGGCCTCGCTACCAGGAGTTTTCCATTCATCTGGCAGCGACTTAGAGGACTGGAGGCGGGTGCTAGAGGATCTGTGCTTGATTTTGCGACTGGCATGAGCCAAGCCAAGTTTTATGGAGCGATAGGCCAAACGGCTTGCATACTGGTCTAGAACCAACTCCCTACTGCCTCCCTCCTTTTTCAGCACCCTGATAAGGTAGCCAGCATATTCATCTGTCACACTCTCACAGCTGGGATACTCCGAGGACAGGCCAGAACTCGAGGTGGAGATGGTGCTTGTGGTGGAGGTGGGGGACCGGAAAACAGAGGCTATGAGGTCATTAGACCACTGCTCAGCCATCCTCCCTGCTCTCCAGTTCTTTTCTGTACTGGGTTGAGACTGGTGTTGACATTCAGAGCTAGATCGGTCAAAACTTCTTCTTCTGAGCGCTCTGTGATATGGACACTGCTGTGCAGAGCTCACCATCCTCTTCACATCATTGATGACCTCTCCCGCCACCTCCCCGGCATACACCCACAAGGTGTTCAGCGTCTGCTCTGAGAACTGAGCCACgctgtctctccttctctcgCCGCCTTTGTTcatctccccctcctcctctgccacGCCCAGGGTGTCCATctctgttgccatggagacaATGTGACAAGCCAGCCGCTCAGCATAGTGAAGAGCTTCCTTGTTGGAAATTCGGCGAGCAGACATCTGGTTCAGTTCATGACGGCCACCCACTGTCTCTAAACATCTGTCAGTGCCACCAACACCCTCCTCTTCTGccaactcttcctcctcttcctcctcattgcCATCTGCCTCCTCAGAGAGAGACCTCATCAGTTTGAGCATAAACTCAGCCTTGTCTGCCTCAGGGGTGATGTCTTTTGGCCCTGGGCCAGGCTCAGGCTGATAGTgaggggtgggtgggggggtggcaGGGGAAAATTCCTTGGCCAGCTTACTTTTCAACTTCTTGGAGAACTGTTTTATCTGCTTCTCCTTGGACACCTCACTGGGCTGCTGAGGTGTAGAAGGCGGAGTGCCAGGAGTCCCACCTGATTTTTGTCCGGAGCTTGGAGCCGAGTCATCAGATGTCCTCCTTTGTTCACCCATCTCGGTCCCCGGCAGATCAAGAGTATCCATCATCACAGGATGTGTTTCAGCCACACCTCTGGTCCTGGGGTCTAACTCACAGCTGGCTCTCCCCTGACTCTGAGAGCCTGTCTGAAAGGAAATCTGAGGAATGCTAAGCTCTGCTGCTTGCTCAACAGGGCCGCCCTTCCTAACGTCTCTACAGTCATATCTGAAGCCCTCCCTGCCGGCTCCCTGCTTTGAGGAGGAATCTGGAACCTCATCATTAGCTGCCTCCTGCTTAGAACAAGAGCCCCTTCTGTTTCCGATTGTCTTTGTAAGGAAATCAGCGCAGTCACCAAAACCTTTCTTCATCTTAGAAGCAGTTATTATCTCACAAGCCTCGGTTACTATCATATCCACCATGTTCCCAGAGAAGTTTTGGAACGGTGACTTTCCTTGTGAGGGCTCTCCCCCGGGTATGGGGGTCTGAGTTCCATGACTGTAAAGGTGAGTTTGTGTGGATGTGGTGGTGTCAGAGGAAGATTCAGAAACTCTTTTGGGGCTAGTCTGAGGGCTATCTGAAACGCTAGATTTATACTGACAGGTCTTCCCAGGATCATGAAGATGGGAGAGTGCTTGGCCTGCTTGGGGCACCGGAATACAGCTGGCCATGCCTGATACAGTGAACAGGGCTTTCTTCACTGTGCAGGTAGCATCCTCTGCTGAAGGCCCTGGTGCCACTGCAGCTGAGCTGGCACTTAAAACCTGCTGGTTTGCAAAAGTACTACAGGTGTGAGTGCTAGTGTTCTCTGCACTGACGTAACAGACGTTGTCCAGAGATACACTAATAGCTGCTTGGCTAGTGAAGGCAACATCAGCTTGAGAGAGCTGTATGAAGGCCTCCTGAATAACAGACTCAGACAAGTCTGAAGCATAGGAGGaaaccacctcctcctcctcttcctcttcttcttgccCGTGGCCAAATGACCAGTCACTGGGGGTGAGAGGGGTTGACGGGTGTGAGAACTGACACACTTCCATAATTCCTTCAAACACCAGCTCTTCAGCCAGATCAGCAGCAAAGCGCGTCACTGTATTGTGGAAAATCTGCTTTTTCACTGTTAGGAAGTCTTTCAGCGCCCCAGACACGGCCTCTCCGACTAGGAAGCCGGCTAATCCATTGATCGCTCGTTCCTTCAACACATAGGCGTGGCGCATGCCAATCTCATGGAAGGCCATCTGAAACACTGAGGAGGTGAGCCTGGCAGCTAGGTGACACAAGGTGGTGGTACAGGAGGACACGCCTTTTTGGAGGTCTCGCAAAGCGCTTCCCAAGCTCATTTCCACCAGGTCAGTGGCAAACCTCTGAATGCCATCCTTCAGAGACTGAGACTTCCTCTGCAGCTTGGCCACTGTTACAGTCTCTTGTATTTCTGAGAGCTTCATCAGGTAGCCCGAAGGGTTCTTGAATTCCTTGTGGCAGACGCAGCTGAGATTCTTGTTGTCACTGATGTCAATGGCAGACTGGTAGCCACACACAGATCCCAGAATTTCTTTGGACAGACTGCTCGCAAAGTCAGAGTAAGTCTTATACAGAGAACAGAGATCCTGGGGTTTACGTAGCTCTGAGCCATCCCGTACATCCTCATCTGTCTTCCAGAAGTATTCCAGTGGCCCACTGGAGTCCACTAGAGGGCTGAAGGCAGAAGAGCTGACAGGACTGAAGAGTGGGCCACCATTCTCCTCAGAGGGGGTCTGCACTGGTCGTGGGGAGTCAGGCACTTCAGAGTGAAGTGAGTAGGGAGAGCCGGGTTTCAGAGGAGTGGGTTTTTTCACATTGGCTGGGAGGGTCGGCTGGTCAAAGCGGTGAGGATTCATACCCTTGGTTGAGCAGCCCCTAGAAACATATTTGGTGCTAGACTCCGCTGACTTTTTCTGTGTTGTTGGGTCACTGATGTTGTCCAGAGGCAGTGCGAGAGTGCAGCTCTCTGAGCTCAGCTCCTCTAGGTCATCAAACTGGTCAAAGCTATCAAAGAACTCACTGACTTCAGAGTCTGAGTCTTCAACTCGATCTCTAGGCCCCCCTGGCACCTGGGGGATGTCCAGCTTGGCCAGCATGCTCTTCTGATAGCCCACCTCATCCAGAAAAATGATCGGGCTGGGGCTGGAGCAGTCAGACTCTTCCGATTCACTGACATGAACCAAAGGTGAGGGGAGACGAGCTCCGGGACTACAGTAAGTCCATTGGGATTCAATACCTGATGACCTCTGCACTGTGACGGATACATCTGGAGCCGATTTATGTTTAGCTGAATACTTCTTTGAGGAGGAGCTTATGATAACACGGGAGCCTGATAATTCCTTTCTTCTCTTGTGGGCTGGGACCGTCTGCGATGCCACATCCCgctttttaaaatgcaaataggAAGCAGCTGTGGAGATGGACATAAAGAAGAGGGGGGAAACTGGtcatacacagtatatacaaaGAAGGGATAAAAgataaacatgacaaaaaagctattcaaaaaagaaagtttagttgtgtaaaaacaaaagctttttgTCCATTGTGCCTTGATTATATAATAAAGGTAGAGGAAAAAGTGCATCCCAACTAGAAATTAACTTATTAGTGCCGTCTAGCAGTGAACTGaaaaatttaattactgccACTTTTTAAAGATTATGATGAGGCTTTAAAATTCAGGTCTCTATTTTGGATTTATCCAACACGACTGTCTATGGTCTGTTGATGTGGGCTCACAAGATACTCTACATAAAGCACCAGGGGCTACTAAATGCCACTAAGTGTTAGATGTTAAACCTACACGGACTGTCTCCtgtgtcttcctcctccagATGCTCCAGGGCTGTGACAAAGTCATCCTCGATTGATGAGACAGACTGGTTGGTGTCATCTTCCTCTGGCTGGCTGGGCTCAGCTGTGCCCCTCTGAAGAGCCTGAAGCTCCAAAGCATAGCGTACACCTGCCATGTAGCACCCCAGCAAGCCCACCAAAGATGCTACACTGGCCTGAGGGTAGACACTAGTGCTGGGATTATGCCTCAGCACGCACACAGCCTTTAACAAACActgaaagcagagaaaaaacagcacagcaagacataaaggaaaaaaagggaaagagaaaTATTGAAAGTTAAGCTCGGGTGTCTGGTAAATTATTCAGctaatttagaaaaaatacagtTATACAGTTTCTAACCTGTCAAAAGTGATCATGTCCTGCACTCATttgaaacaggacattcttgtAACTTGAAAGATCTTGGCTTTCGCAAATTAAACAGAATTCACAGGGGAATTTTCGCATCCTAATCTTTCAGGAGGGGGGATGAAGGCCGGAAGAGTTTTGTTATGTCTGTACTCTGATTTCCAGTTGATCTGTTGCATATGTAGAATACAAAATCACTTAGTACAAGTTCACTCTGCAATGCAGATAGGTGGGAGGTCTCACTGTCTGAAATGGACAACAAAACCACAGAATGCGCTACAGGCCATGTGTGAACCCAAACACGGCACACAGCACTAGGAAGGACAAGGCTGCAATAGTGGGCTGAAAAAACAAcatctcctctgtctgtctcacccaCCTGCATTTCTTCAAGGCGTGAGAAAGACTTGCTATGTCTGTTTATACGCAGGGACAGACAAGGCCATAAATGTGGGGAAACAATTTCATCAACAAATGCCAACATTTTAGgaacatacaaaaacataatcCCTTTTTAGGTGTAACCTAAAAAGGgattatgttttattactggcagcaaaagttacattttaaaagtcagAAAGAGTCAGATAACATCATCGAAGTACTCAAATCTATTTCTACTTCGATTCTAGTGTAAAGAAAGTTTCAGTTTATTTCGTATTTAACTGGCATTAACAGTTGTTACCCTAGCTTCAGGGTGAGGTCAgcttttcaatgaaattacaaaaacagtaaaacggGTAGTATCTCAAGAAATTATCTTGGACCACTGGTGCTGAGATAATAAGAGCTCATTCCAACTCCCCCTCTTCCC is part of the Micropterus dolomieu isolate WLL.071019.BEF.003 ecotype Adirondacks linkage group LG07, ASM2129224v1, whole genome shotgun sequence genome and harbors:
- the akap11 gene encoding A-kinase anchor protein 11 isoform X3, whose translation is MDACARIRGVPVRSRPSVRKETVRDSGVQCVKSLFRNKKELCSVGLELPSRDIRLTEIHFVCLPGHCEGEDVTQQALSSLPGGLCELLRSLHVHGLKNDEVLLLKDSRRLAEHKDAGPQCLLKAVCVLRHNPSTSVYPQASVASLVGLLGCYMAGVRYALELQALQRGTAEPSQPEEDDTNQSVSSIEDDFVTALEHLEEEDTGDSPSASYLHFKKRDVASQTVPAHKRRKELSGSRVIISSSSKKYSAKHKSAPDVSVTVQRSSGIESQWTYCSPGARLPSPLVHVSESEESDCSSPSPIIFLDEVGYQKSMLAKLDIPQVPGGPRDRVEDSDSEVSEFFDSFDQFDDLEELSSESCTLALPLDNISDPTTQKKSAESSTKYVSRGCSTKGMNPHRFDQPTLPANVKKPTPLKPGSPYSLHSEVPDSPRPVQTPSEENGGPLFSPVSSSAFSPLVDSSGPLEYFWKTDEDVRDGSELRKPQDLCSLYKTYSDFASSLSKEILGSVCGYQSAIDISDNKNLSCVCHKEFKNPSGYLMKLSEIQETVTVAKLQRKSQSLKDGIQRFATDLVEMSLGSALRDLQKGVSSCTTTLCHLAARLTSSVFQMAFHEIGMRHAYVLKERAINGLAGFLVGEAVSGALKDFLTVKKQIFHNTVTRFAADLAEELVFEGIMEVCQFSHPSTPLTPSDWSFGHGQEEEEEEEEVVSSYASDLSESVIQEAFIQLSQADVAFTSQAAISVSLDNVCYVSAENTSTHTCSTFANQQVLSASSAAVAPGPSAEDATCTVKKALFTVSGMASCIPVPQAGQALSHLHDPGKTCQYKSSVSDSPQTSPKRVSESSSDTTTSTQTHLYSHGTQTPIPGGEPSQGKSPFQNFSGNMVDMIVTEACEIITASKMKKGFGDCADFLTKTIGNRRGSCSKQEAANDEVPDSSSKQGAGREGFRYDCRDVRKGGPVEQAAELSIPQISFQTGSQSQGRASCELDPRTRGVAETHPVMMDTLDLPGTEMGEQRRTSDDSAPSSGQKSGGTPGTPPSTPQQPSEVSKEKQIKQFSKKLKSKLAKEFSPATPPPTPHYQPEPGPGPKDITPEADKAEFMLKLMRSLSEEADGNEEEEEEELAEEEGVGGTDRCLETVGGRHELNQMSARRISNKEALHYAERLACHIVSMATEMDTLGVAEEEGEMNKGGERRRDSVAQFSEQTLNTLWVYAGEVAGEVINDVKRMVSSAQQCPYHRALRRRSFDRSSSECQHQSQPSTEKNWRAGRMAEQWSNDLIASVFRSPTSTTSTISTSSSGLSSEYPSCESVTDEYAGYLIRVLKKEGGSRELVLDQYASRLAYRSIKLGLAHASRKIKHRSSSTRLQSSKSLPDEWKTPGSEASSPKDGGESVVCPSGEDALCCCGDSDEQSQREYVDLVNFAESLAYNITCDVTRKLHLSSVRLPKSLTDSCLYKKSKLEDMAENLIRNSFSCPLLSKESKSRHYHSTGSLYDGGYRSRVMQVIEHYARKIVDDTLKISLASIGHSSREHQRTQGHDRNSHTQRLSEGVSLGQAMGERTCRYCQVQECPYCTKLSRHHQPILQRRKRGPEYQARPERLSSLEIPKIHIDLDHRAVFAEEMVSIAMETAKRELSNTSLNADSGIGHDGTSYAESLTAEIMTSALSNICHAANISFPGREATESSVSQQLSVGDDSLGSWSNLSFEDEHPDDNSSFLHLSDSDNTEDKETEVKEESSGTLCVDRTQVQSPRTALVVVNSDVREFGRGPQHVTLDPQLRSMLQWVAASMADIPQIQLSPDRELQQLPAVVQRLRERKWRVGELLHTLLRYCEESQTHSQSQAREPHRISLFQWLLEHA